In Brassica napus cultivar Da-Ae chromosome A3, Da-Ae, whole genome shotgun sequence, the sequence ACACAGTTTTACTGTCTCCATTTACTAATCCTTACAAAAGCAAATAGGATCATTTGCTACAATAGGTTAAGCACAAAGAGAGAGTGTATTCACAGACTTTGAAGCTGAAGCTACTAAGGAACTTGAAACACAGTTTTACTGTCTCCGAGAATCTGAGTTTGGCTCCGCGTAGTTTATGCTACTGGCTTCGGAACTTTCGCGGCAAAAGAACTGCAAATATCGAAAAGAAACTACGGGTGAAACTATGAAACTTATCTTTATATGTTGAAGTGTAGTCGAGAGATTTTACCTTTGGTTATACTGCGGAAGCGTTTTGCAGGGAAAGCAACATCGGGATCACgattttcttgagaaatgacGCCGAGAAGTACATTGCTCTTGCTGTATAAACAAAGCTAATGAGAGCTGAACATATTAAAGAATGAGAGAAGCAACTAAGAAACAAAACCTGGCCCAAGAAGGAACGAATTTGTGGTTTGACATGTCGTCATCgtcgtcttcctcttcttcttcgtcgtctgaGCATTTGTATGGAGAGATGTCGTAGGACTCTTCAGACATTTTCCCTATGTTGCTTATCACCTATAAGCACAAGTATTGTTATGTATCTGAGATTGGTCTCATCTCTAAACAACTCCAAGTCTCTATAAGATGAGGAAGAAACTCGTACCTTGAGATCATCCTCTCTCGAGGATCTTGATGCATTGGTATCGTCGCTGGAATTACTCTTTGGTCTTGCTTCACGGATCCTAGCATTACCTTGTTCTTCTTTAAGCTCCTTCAGTGCTTTTATCTTCGCATCCTGAAAATGTCACTTTCTTTTATTCAGCAAAACTCCTACCATCACATTATTCAAACAAAGTTTCTAAGATCAAAACAAGAAGAGGGGTCTTAGTCTTACCATAGCCTTTCTTTTCAGTTCCTTTTCAGCTTGTAATTTCTCATCAGCCTCTTTTTGTTGTCTCTGCATTTCTGCAACTCTCTGTCTTTTAgcttccttcaacttcttgTCTTCTTCCCTCTGCCTCTTTTTATCCGCCATTTCAAACTCTTTTCTCTTCcgctcttcttctttctttttcttttccatctCCTGCTTCCATGCAATTTCAGCTTCCTTTTTCTTtcgctcttcttctttctttttcctctCAATCTCTTGCTTTCTCAGGTTTTCTTGTTCCAGCCTTGCCCGTTCAAGCTTCATTGCTTCTTTCTTCATCTTGCGTTCATTTTCTTTCTGTTCAGCCATCCTTTTTGAGGCCTCAGCTGCTTCTAGGGCCTTTACTTTGACATCCCTCTTGCCTAGGGGAAACAGAGATAGGGATAGTTCAGACAACTAAGTAATTCGAAATATCAAGTGCTTTCTACTAGCCTAAGAGATCTTTACCTGTAATGATTGCTGCAGCTGCTTTTTGCTGCTGCACAAGTGGAACGAACGAAGTGATGTTTGAGACAATGTTGTTGTGCCTAGGTTCTTTATCTGGTAATCGCGGCCCTACAGAAGTCAAACTCGAGTTGCAAGACAACTTAGTCTTACTGAACCTGCTACTAGGGGGTCTAACATTTCTTCCAGCGCCTGCTCCACCTTGATTCTCTTTACCTTTACCTGTGAATCTTCGGCTACCACCCATCTTCCTTTCTGGTTTACTTTTGACACTGTTGTTGCACGTAGCAGAAAAACTAAACGCGGTATTGACAGAATCTAGGCTCTGTCTATCAACAGGGATCTTGACGTTAGAAACAGATGGAAGAAATTTCATAGGGTCTTCTTCATCAACATCAGCAAGAGGCTTCTTTTCAGCAGAGGCATTCCCACTTTTGGAACCATCAGATACTTGACTGACAGCTTCTAATATCTCATCTTCTTTCTCATTCTCTTCAGCTATGCAAGGAAGGTCTGGAATTGAACTTCGTCGATTCGCTGACCTCATCGACTTTGGAGTGTTAGCGCATAGGTTTTCAGGCTCCTCATCCACGTTCTCATTCTCTTCGCTAATGCAAGGTAGGTCTGGTGTCTGAATGCCCTGCTTCTCTGAACTGGCAGACTTTTGCAAACTTCTATACCACAACTTCCCATTTGGAGACGTAAGAAGGTTCCTAGCATCAGCAGATGAGCCAGCACCAGAAAAGGGCAGACAGCTAGTGTACAAATTTCCTGTATAGTCATTGTTAACCCCCAAGTTATGAAAGACAGAGCTACCCTCCAAATTCTGACTGAAAAACATGCCATCAAAAAGTTCAGTTGAAACGGACTGATCCAAATCCAGTTTCTCATTGAACTTGAATATTTTAGCTGGATCTAGTGAGGGAGTGATCCTGCAAGCAGACTTGCGAATCTGCTCTATGATGGTTGCACTTTCTGCTGTAGTTCCTGGAAATTCGAAGCTGTCAAGTTTTATCTGGTTTTTGGAACCGCTTTGACTTTCATCATCCGTTTGGACTATAAAGCCCTCCAAAACAGGGGGGCTTCCATCGTCTGCGCCTGTCAAACCCAAGGGTGACAAACAAGGAGAACAATCTGAACTACGTACAACGCCACTAGCAAATGGGTGAGAGGTTTCTCCAGCAAATGGCAGAAAGTCCACATTTTCTGTTTTAAGTCCCTGATTTGGAGCAATAAGACTCCTGTCTACACTCTGTTCTGGTCTGAAGGAAAGCGAGGCAGGACTCATCAATTCAGCTTCCTTGAATAAGTAATCCTGTAAATATCCGTTTTGAGTTAATGTTATGCAAACTCTCAGCTTAATATTTGTGTCGTTTAATATTGGCAATGGAGTCATACCAACAAAGACACGCAAATACGAGCACAGAAAAGCTGATAATATTGAATAGGATTTCAGATTTTTGCCGATAATTTTTATGGTTAATAGCTTTATATATTCAGGTGAAGAATAACTGTCTATTTCCTTTAGAGTAGGTAATGATATAGTTCTAAACTGAGAGCTGTGTTTAAAATGGCGCTCGCCTTTTGCGCCATGGCGCGAGGCGCACTCAGGCGACGGCTCCATCGCCATGTACCTCCTAGGCGAGGGTGGGTTCCGTAAGGCGCTCGCCAAGTGCGCATTGGTCATAAGGCGGTGCCTTAAAAGGCAACGCAAAGGCGAGCTATGGAGACGATGACGTTAACCGATACTAAACCACGTAGAAACCCTAACTTAATAAATGGACCAACCTTAAACCAAACTTAAAACCAAACGTCTAAAAACTTATCAAAACCCTAGCTTGCTCTTGTAGAAAAGCAAAGTTAAAAACTTAACAAAACATGGATCTCACGGACTGTGTTTTGCATAAGGTTAGTACGTACTCTCTTCTCTAATCTCATGGGGCTTTCTTctgataaaaactatttaataaagGCAAAATCACGTGAATGAAATTTGTATATTACGCACGGATACATAACTAACGTAGTCTTCAAGTGGGTCTTCAAGGCGAGCGCTTTCTTGCGCCATGGCGCAAGGCGCAAGGCACACACCTTATCGCCTTGGATCGCCATGCGCCATTTAAAACACAGACTGAGAGGCTACACTTATTTTCAAGAGAGAAATGCTACTAATTACAAGACAAACTTAAGAAGAATGAGAAATACAGCACATACCTCTCCAAATCGTAACTCAGCCGACGATGCAGATCCAATCATCTTTTGTAACTCAACTTCATAATGATCTGAAGATGCAGATCCAATTATCTTTTGCAACTCTACATCGTATTGATTGAGGTTGTGACTTGCGGCTTCCTCACTATGATGTACTGTTTCCCTAACAGAATCTGAGTCCAGAATGTCTCCCTGCAATATATAAAAACCCATGATTCAAAAAGCATTTTAGTTACATTTGGAAGCACGAACTAGTTTAAAACTCTCATATAATGAACTATCCTAAGACATAGAAAAGAACATTCACCACTGGGTTTGACGAAGGCTCTCTACTAGTTACTTTGTACAGGGTTCTTCTCCGCTTATTCTGCAGTTGTGAACCCTCCATAAGGGAGCTAGAGCAGAAAAGATTCTGTATAGAGCCCTCTAGACCATGAGATTCACCTGTTTCTGTGCATGCTATATTTCTATTAAACTGGGAAACACCTTGGTCCGAGGATATTCCAAGTTGAGGTCTCTTTTTCAATGCATCTATCTGACCAGCGGATGTATTTGACTCTGGAGGTTCATTTTCTCTCACTCTTACGCCACAATGGCTTGTAGGCGATTCCGTTTCTGATACCGTTTCTTTTTCTAAGCCATTATGATCTTCAGTGTCGTGCATTTCGTTGTCTGCCGAAAGATTTACCTCAGAATCAGTGAGAGATGGAACATCTGACATCCTTGCAGCAGATGCTGGTGTTAGGACCTTCTCCATTGTAGTTTTTTCTCGACTGTTCATTGGAATGTCATCGAAGCTGCGTTCTCCAGTATCATCAAAACAGTGTGATTCAGGCTTCATAAAGTCAGGGAGATCATGCGTTCTCAGTGATGCGTTTCCTGCTCTAACTTTAAGCTGTTCCTCAGTTGATTTACGATCAGAGTCAATAGAAAGATCCTTATATTCATTTGCTGATTTCTCTTCAGTTGCTAAGCTTCTTGGCCTACTTACTATCCCATGGCACTGGTTACTCCCTGCTTTGGTCAATGAACCCTGTGACTGCTCTTCCTTGGACACAAAACCAGTATCCCATTTTTTAGAATGGTCAGCCATGTCTTCTGGGGTACCACTTCCTTGAAGAATAGATTCAACCACCACTTGCTCAACTACCGTGATGTCAGTTTGGCTTAAACTTCTAGATTTTGAGATACCGCTAACTTCAGTTGATTCCCCAGCCTTATCTTCCTCCATTAATAAAGCTTCACCAGTATCAGTAACGGGCTTCAACAATACACTTTCATCGTCTGATTGCATTACTGAGTGTCTCCACTGCAGTTTAGCTGAAGAGGAATCAACAAATCCCAAAAGCTCGGTCTTGGGTATAGAGTTTTCAATTGCACTCGCAAGTGTCGTCTCATCTGTGGATACGCCAGTTTGGCTGATCCTTCCAGCACTTGAACATATGTTAGTGTCAACACATTTACCCTTTCCTTTTAATTGATTGCCCCTGGTGATATCTTCCACTGCTAAACCTTCAACATCAATAGTCGAGGGAATCATTGACTCCTTTACACATTCACCCTTTTCTTTTGATTGATCATTGCTGGTCATATCTTCATTTACTAATCTTTCAACATCAATAGAAGAGGGAATGATCGATTCCTTTACTTCTCGGCCTTGCAGTAATGAAACTGAATGTCTTGGTTCCATGTCAACTGAAGAAGACTCAAGAGAGCCTGAATGCTGGGTCTTAGATCTAATTCCTCCAGAATTACCACCTTCAACATCGACTATAGAGGGAACCAGTGACACTTTTACACCTTCACCCTTTTCTTTTGCTTGATCGTCGCTGGTAATATTTACAACTACCAAACCTTCAACATCAATAGTCGAGGGAATCAGTGACTCCGTTGCATCGCCACCTTGCAGTGATGAAATCGAATGTCTTGGCTCCAGGTCAACTGAAGAAGACTTAACAGAGCCTGAATGCCCAGTCTTGGATTTATTTCTCCGTGCATTGCTGCTGGATCTTGTTTTAATTTCAGACTGAAAGAGTCTCGTTCCAGCATCTGTCAGCCTAGAATCTTCATTAGTGAGAGGTATTACATGGGGTAATTCTACTCCATCATCCGCCCTGTGAGAGGGATCTGAATTTCTTGACGAAATGCTACCCGAAACAGAGTTGCTAGACTTTTGATGTTCCCTGTTGGATCTATCATGGCTTGAGCTTTTAGATCTTGTACCTCCATCGAGATAAGCTGTTTCATTGCAACTTCTGCTGTGGGGATCATCCACTTGCTCATCTACTTTAACAGGCACTTCATCAATTGTCTCAATGGTCTGTAATACATCCATTTCATTCACATGACCAGACTCGCTTAGAGATTTTGGTacaatagaagcagaagtaTCTCCACTGGTAGCTGTTTGCAAAGGAACCACTTTCTGATGTGGGGTTGACGACTCTGTAGATAAGCTAAACTTAATACACTGACCCCCTCCTTTACCTTGAGAATTGCTGTCCTCTACTTCATCGGGACAACCTTCATCATTCTCATCATGCTCAAATAAATTTGTTTCCCTAACACTGTCGGACCTTAACGAAGCAATCTCAGGGCCTATATTTCCACCTGGAGAAGGTTTGAGCTCATTTCTATAGTTTGAACGGCTTCTGGAAGCTTTGGCACTACTCCGACGCTCGAAATCTTTTTGACGTGACTTCGATCTCTGAATCTTCTCAAGCGGTACTGGTAGTCCAGGGTCAAAGCAAGTGTCTGGTTCAGTTTCATGTTGACAATATCCGAGAGTTGATAGTTTCCGCTCACAACCAGTAGTTGAGACACTTTCAGGAACCATTTTCCCTTGGCTACGTCCAGGAGATGTAGCACCAAGGCTATTTACAACTCTCTGATTCTGACTGTGTCCACGAGACGGACAACTTTGATTCTCTCTGCAACCGCTTGAGACACTTTCTGGCAACGGTTCCTCCTCATGGACATCTCTAGGAAATGCAGTACCATCATCCTGTTCGTGCGAATGATCTGAAACGCGTCTGACTAAGTTGTGTGAGAGGTGGTGgtgttgttgttcttcttcaaaCAACTGCTCTTCCAAAGCGTTGTTTCCCACAGACGTCAGGTCTTGTCTTGCTACACTGTCAGCTAGAAAACTGACGGGAGGCTGATACGGAAAGAGACGGCCGCTAGGACAAATGAAGGAAGGTCTTGATTGAGGAAAGAGGAGTCCAGAGATGATCTCCTCCTTATTCAACTCTGTACACataaaaacaaacatcaaaATAAGAACAACAAACAGAAACTCTTCCCTTCAACCGTCACTGAAACACATATATAACCGATGGAAATTGATACTAGTTTCAACAAGATAATGCTTTTGAGTGTACCTAAAACCTATCATAGTATATTCAACATCAAAATATCAAATGATGCTTAGGGACGGACCCTAACACCGTTTATTATCTTACTAAACCCTTTCCTATCACAGTAATTCAACATCAAATTACGCTAATTAGCCTTTCAAACATTCAATCCTTTTCGCTTTTAAGTACCAAAACAACTTCGCAGCATCAATCCCACACTAACCAGTACTCGAAAACAATGAAATTGAGCAGGAAGGAAGTACTACCGGAAGTTTCGGAAGGTATAGAAGGAGGCCAGAGCCACGACGGAGGGGAGACTCCGGCGAGTAGGCACTTGGAGGCTAAATGGTCGTCAAAAAGATCTACTTGTTGCTTGACCTTCTCGACGATTCGCCTCTTCCTCTCGAAGATCTGAACGAAAAGATTCTGCCTATTTACTAAATTCGCCGTCGGATTCTCTCTGCCGGAAAACATCGCCGACGACCTAGCCCTCGAGATCGAGTGAGAGAGACTAGTAAGCGCGGAttcgaatttcaaaattttggggATAATGATTCGATTTCCCCCTTTAAaagattattatatttttaaccacaacgaaaaaaataaaaaaaaataaaaatactacagAAACCCTCGCGAAATGCAAAAACGGTGCGTTTTAACTCAAGTAAAACGCCGTCGTATATGTAAGACGACGCCGTTTTGGATCTATCCTTTATTCATCTACTCGCCGGAGTGATCGATCGTTACAGGCTAAGATTCGATCATCATATCAGTTCTAATGGATGTCTCTCTACCAGTGGATAAACTAACTATCGGATCACAACCTAAGTAAATTTCAAAGCTgctttttaattgatttcaccttctttttttgtcatttcAATTTTCTCTCAGTTGAATTAAAATTAACTGATCCATTTAGTTACTTATGTTGATGAGATTGTCAccaaattcgttgtaaatttcTGTGTATAGATCCTTTTCGATCGTTTTGTCTGTAACAGGGATAAAACTTGTGTAGTGCTTGTGGCAACTGGGAGTTTCAATCCTCCTACGTTCATGCATTTACGCATGTTTGGTGAGAGTTCTTACAAGAACAACAGCTCTAGAGTTCTATGCTTATCAATGGACTTCAAATTCGAACATTTGTTAGGCATTATGAAACAGTATATGACTGGTGGTTTCACTGGGACACTGTTTATTAGTTTAAAGTACGTTAGATTATGCCTTGTTCTGAACAGTGAAACAATCCTACATTATCTGACTTGTGTTATTCTATtagctttgtttgttaatatTCATGTTGGTGCTTGTCTGGTCGAATGATCTTGCTTGCTGCGACCTTTTCTCCTTTGAACCGATAAGTTATTTGTTTCTTGTTTAGAGCTGGCGAGAGATGCATTACACTCTGAGGGATTTCATGTTCTTGGAGGCTACATGTCTCCTGTAAATGATGCATACAAGAAGGAGGTATGATTTTTGCAAACTTGAGAATCTTAGCTTCTTTCAATTATGACTCATGGTTTTCTAAGTCAAATGCTAATGGAACATGAAACTATGAACTTCTTCCTTTTTAGCTTCTAAAGGTTCTTCTGTTTACTGTTTATCTCCTTGAGATATAATAAAGTAATCAGGTTCTGTGTAGGGACTTTTATCCGCAGAGCATCGTTTAGAGATGTGTAATCTAGCTTGCAAAAGCTCCGACTTTATAATGGTTGATCCGTGGGAGGTACTCTATCTTTCCCTCTCTCTCCCTCAAAAGCTTTTGATAAGTTCTTTTAGAGAAACAAAGCGTTGTGTCCTTACAAAGCTGTTTATACAGGCATCCCAAGACAGCTACCAACGGAGTTTGGTGGTTTTATCAAGGGTCAAGACTTTCCTTACAAACAATATACGTGTACCCGAGGGTAAGATGACTTCAAAAATATCATCCTATATGGTCTTTAGTCTCTCATTACATTTTTGGGTAATTGCTAGTTACTAAGCAACTTTCAAGCTAAAATCTATAGTGTGTGGTTACTAATGCTAGAATCTCTCAAAGTCATGCTACTATGTGGCTCGGATCTATTGGAATCTTTCTGCTCTCCCGGTGTTTGGATCCCTGAACAGGTAGGTAAACCAAGGCAGTATAGCCAAAGCAGCATGTTTTATCGATTCTACTCGCATATATGCTTCATTATCAACATTGTGTGTTTTGAAGGTAAGGAGTATTTGTAAAGACTATGGGATTGTATGCATCCGTAGAGAAGGACAAGATGTTGAAAACATGATCTTTGGTGACAGAGTCTTATACGAAACCCGTGTAAGTATTACTAAGTTTCTTGGTTCGCTGTATCAATCAGTCAAATGATGTAATACGGTTTCTTTTGCAGGATAACATCAGAACCGTCAACAATTTTGTTCCTAATCAGATTAGCTCAAGTAGATTAAGGTAGTCTGATGTTTATTTATCCTCCTCAAGAACATTCCATTTcacccaaaataaaaaagttgcTTCTCTTGCTTATATCTCATCTTCTTACAGACAATGCATTTCGCGAGGGTTGTCGGTTAAGTACTTGACTGAAGATGGAGTGATAGATTACATCAGACAACACCAACTTTACACTGAGCTCACATGACAAAAGCTGAGAGGATTATTTACTTCACCAGATCAGTATTATTACTACACAAGCCATTCAAATAATGTGTTAAACAGATGtaatcatattaaatttttctcatTAGATTCATTTGAGTTCAAGATTTAACAAGAACGAATACGTATCCACCAAGGCAACACCACAATAACACACACCGAGCAACAAGTACAACAAAGTGTACTACTACTAATCTTTTGATCTGATTCTCGAGGTTAGTCACAAGCTACGTTAGCGGATTTGAACTTTTGCGCTTGCCGGCGAGCAGCCGGCTCCGAGATCATAGCCTGAATGAGCATCGTCTTCACCTCCCACGGCGCATAAGAAAAGCTTCTCCTCGCGTAAGAGTTGAGCAGAGCAGCGATCCCCTGCTTCAGCAACGCACCGTACGCATTCCCTTCTTCATCGTTCCTAGCCGTTGATTCCACCAGCGTCAGATCAGATCTCCAACGCTCTTTCGCCACCATCACCCCGAACATTTTCTCCACCGTCGATCTCTCCGGCACCATCCTCGGCCATGCCTCCCTCCTGCTGCTCCAATACCTGTAAACACGAACCACAAAGAGTCAGAATGAGTAGTATCTTTCTCGGAGGGAAGAGAGGTTTTGATTAGTTACTGCGGAGTGCATCGTCCTCTGTGTCTAGTGTAGAAGAAACCAGCCCTCGTCGCCGATGAATCTCCGGCGAAGAAGCAGAGCAAGCAGAAGGAGACTAGAATGAGTCGACTAAGCGAGTAATGTGAGTCCATTGATAGACGAAAGAAAACAGCATTGATCAcccaactcctttgtgtcttcgACTTCTTTATTACCACAGAATCTGAGCTTGCTTGAGAGATTGGGTCTGGTTTTGTCTGTTGCCGCCTCGGGAAAAGAGACTGGCTTTGAACATTGACTATTTTACCCATGAAATTCAAATTAAAGGAGCATACCCCTCAGCCAATACAGGGGAGATACACGTCAGTTTCAAAAATGCGCACATGCATGAGATAGCTAATAATACATTTTAGTTGATGCCTCGGTCATGTGCATGTCGTCAGTCATCACGTGACTTACTCCCGCTAGATACTGTCAATGACACTCTCCTCTTCATTATGATCTTTAAAGAAGTAACTGTGTTTTGTTTCTCTGCGTGTATCTATAACTTTTCACACAAAAAAACTGACAATTTCTAGATTATATTGTAACTTCTGTAATAATTTTACATCCGATCAAATCGAAAGCAAACCGAATACATGTCAAAGTTACAATAGCTACTTAAAACAAAGTTTAGCCTAAACCCCTGGCTAATTCCGGTTTAAGAGAACCGAGTGTGGGTAAAAGCACACAAAATTCACTCAGCCCTTATAAACGCCGATAACTTTCCATATTCCCAATTTTTTGGTTAGACTTAAGAGGTCATTTACTTGTTTATACACAAAGAaagatctttcttcttcttcttcctatgCCCTTGGCTTTCGTTTCCCGGTTCTAGAACGTTTACGAGACGTTGTTCCAGAACCTTCCATCTTCCATTTGAGGTCTCCATTAGCAAGCACAGATTGTTGACAATGGAACGTCCTGAGATTGGTCACAGTTGCATACACAATGGTTTCACTTCTCGGCTCAGAAACAAATCTTCTCTCGACCACACCGCTTTGCCCGCAGCTGGACTCTTCAACTGCTTTCTCTCTCAGGCTTTGCAGCACAGCCTCCTTGTCAATAGTCTCCTCCTCATGCTCTTCCGTTGAAACCTACATAAGTTATTCGAAAAATGctgataaaatcaaaatataagaaagagcTTTATCGAATAGTATGTGTCTTAACTAACCTCATATTTGAAGGGAATGGTAATTTTGGTGGAGAGACAGTCACAACCCTCACTGTAGTTGATTTTCAAGAATATGTCAAATGTCTCGGTTTCCGTTGTTCTCCTGTATGAAAGAAGACATGTTATAAATGAGACATAAGACAAGAAAATGGACTCTGAAGAAAGGTGTTTGATACCTTTTTATGATAAACGGCTGCTCATCGAGAACTGCATCTTTGAAGTTATGGTTGTCTGAGAAGGAGACCTGGTTCACAAATGAAACGAATCAGAAACGCTCACACTATATCTTAAGGAGATATAGTAGTTTTTAACACATCACCTCAACTGATTCGATGAAGGGTAGCTGAGAAGTTAATCCATGAACACTTGCAACACGAAGTGTCCAGTTAATGTACCTCTCATCTGTAAACAGAAATGAAAACATGTGAGTGAAGACTAGACAAGCGAGTTAGACTAAAGATTCAGGATCAAATATTTGGTAGCTATTAGACCTCTGCTTAAGGATTGGTTTAGTATTATCTGGAAAAGATCTATTCTGACATATGGAGGAATCTGCATGTTGAGAGTTTCCATGACCCCTGCAACCACCTGCACATCAAAAGAATAATGAAGGGAAAAGAGATCAATAAAACAAACTTTGAGCACAGTAAAGAGGTAATCTACTATATACTTcactttttggctacaattttagaaaatatctatTATACATATAAAGAGGTGAAATCTTACCTTATCAACAAAACCGTGAATCACTACGTCTGCTTTCTTGTCCTTTGGGGTTTTCTGTAACGACGCATACCATTAGTCTACAGTTTCCGATCAAACAACACTACACAGCCCATAAAAACACATTCCAAAGAAACTATGAAGGCTTTATAGTGAACACTGTCCAGAGATAGTTTACCTGAAGATTAACAATGACGATCTTGCCTCCACCCCTGAGACACTTGAGAGGCAAGTTGCAAGCAGGGGTTATCTGCAAACTGCAAAAAGGAGTAAGGCTTATAAAACAAGCAAAACACAGGATAATCAAGATATTAGGGTGTTTAGTTACTTGGCTAAATGATCTAAACATGAGAGTTCTTATGAGTCATTAATTACCTGGTACCCAAACATAGTACAAGATCAGCCATTTTGCAATGTTTCTCTGCAGGATCAATCTCTTTTGGAGGCAAAGCATCCTGCCATAGAAAGAAAGAAGCAAGATTGATATTTAGCTATTTAAAAGTCTTAACCTACAAGGTTGAGAATGAGGACAAAGCGTTTGTATTTAGAAAGGCAACGAAAACTCACCTCCCAATCTAAGACCGTATCTTTGAGTTTAGCACCACACTTTGCATTAGAGCACTTTCTCGAGGTCTCTTTTAATCCAATAGTTTCCACCTCAAAATCACGCAGGTACCTTCAGAAAAGTTCAGAAAGGCTGTTACCATTGATGGTCTAATGACTGTCTAAGAGAGAGGCAACAGCATATGTATGTTGGTCTTACTCAGCTCCACATGATGGGCACATCTCCATAAAAGAGTCTCCATGCAGTTCAGAGAGCTTCTCTCTTGGTATCCCAGATCGAAGATGCAAGCCGTCCACAttctaataataatataaaaacaagaTCCTTTCAGTGATCAGTCATTAAGTAAAGACGAAAGAAGAAGGATTTACCTGACTGATGACAAACTTTAAAATGCCAGCTTTTTCTAATTCAACCAAAGCCATATGAGTCATGCTCGGCATTGCACGATGAAACGGCAGAGATGCTTTTGGTAGATCTTTGCCCTCGCGCTGAAAACCAATAAACATGAATCACA encodes:
- the LOC111212707 gene encoding NAD-dependent protein deacetylase SRT1-like, which translates into the protein MSLGYAEKLSFIEDVGQVGMAEFFDSSHVLQCKIEELAKMIQKSKHLVVFTGAGISTSCGIPDFRGPKGIWTLQREGKDLPKASLPFHRAMPSMTHMALVELEKAGILKFVISQNVDGLHLRSGIPREKLSELHGDSFMEMCPSCGAEYLRDFEVETIGLKETSRKCSNAKCGAKLKDTVLDWEDALPPKEIDPAEKHCKMADLVLCLGTSLQITPACNLPLKCLRGGGKIVIVNLQKTPKDKKADVVIHGFVDKVVAGVMETLNMQIPPYVRIDLFQIILNQSLSRDERYINWTLRVASVHGLTSQLPFIESVEVSFSDNHNFKDAVLDEQPFIIKRRTTETETFDIFLKINYSEGCDCLSTKITIPFKYEVSTEEHEEETIDKEAVLQSLREKAVEESSCGQSGVVERRFVSEPRSETIVYATVTNLRTFHCQQSVLANGDLKWKMEGSGTTSRKRSRTGKRKPRA